A window from Ardenticatena maritima encodes these proteins:
- a CDS encoding prepilin peptidase, which yields MYLFETLMVFVLPVGWLVVRLADRAPQYARTERPRDGFFVRWRWRSQAVPFINAAAWGLTAYAGHQLDRITLALVLLHTSILLLILVVDAETRLIPDVVIWPAILFACLAIPLDSRVAFPNALLAGVGGFLTFFLLAVLTRGGFALGDANLALYIGLITGHPDVWRALIYGIFIGGGIIVVLLLMRRVTLKTYVPYGPFLCLGAWLALLLQISGRGVG from the coding sequence ATGTATCTTTTTGAGACGCTAATGGTGTTTGTCTTGCCGGTTGGGTGGCTGGTGGTGCGGCTTGCCGACCGTGCGCCGCAATACGCCCGCACAGAACGCCCCCGCGACGGTTTTTTTGTGCGCTGGCGCTGGCGTTCACAGGCGGTGCCCTTCATCAACGCGGCGGCGTGGGGGCTCACCGCCTACGCCGGGCACCAACTGGACAGGATAACGCTGGCGCTTGTCCTGCTGCACACGTCCATTTTGCTACTCATTCTCGTGGTGGACGCCGAAACGCGCCTCATTCCCGATGTGGTGATTTGGCCGGCTATTCTCTTCGCGTGCCTCGCCATTCCGCTCGATAGCCGTGTCGCATTCCCGAACGCCTTGCTGGCGGGCGTGGGCGGCTTTCTGACCTTCTTTTTGCTGGCTGTGCTCACACGAGGCGGGTTTGCGCTGGGCGACGCCAACCTGGCGTTGTACATTGGGCTCATCACAGGGCATCCAGATGTCTGGCGGGCACTCATCTACGGCATTTTTATCGGTGGTGGTATCATTGTGGTCCTCTTGCTCATGCGGCGCGTGACGCTCAAAACGTATGTGCCGTATGGACCGTTTTTGTGCCTTGGCGCTTGGCTTGCGCTTTTGTTGCAAATTTCCGGTCGAGGAGTTGGATAA
- the panB gene encoding 3-methyl-2-oxobutanoate hydroxymethyltransferase, with protein sequence MSDKPVTILDLHRKYQAGEPIVMVTAYDYPSALLADRAGVDVILVGDSLGMVVLGYETTEPVTMEEMLIHIRAVRRGAQRAFIVGDMPFGSYEASNEEAVRNAFRLMKEGRAHAVKLEGGRRMADRVRAIVQSGIPVMGHIGLTPQSVSALGGFRVQGRTAKEALALIDDALALQEAGCFAIVLEAVPVEVAAAITERLDIPTIGIGAGNGVSGQVLVYHDLLGMFDRFTPKFVKQYASIGSAIEEALRAYAQDVRAGAFPAEEHTFHMADDEREAFQHALASR encoded by the coding sequence ATGAGCGACAAACCGGTCACCATTCTTGATTTGCACCGCAAATACCAGGCTGGTGAACCCATCGTCATGGTCACGGCTTACGATTACCCGTCGGCGTTGCTTGCCGACCGCGCCGGTGTGGATGTCATTCTGGTGGGAGACTCGCTCGGTATGGTCGTCCTGGGGTATGAGACCACCGAACCCGTGACCATGGAGGAAATGCTCATCCACATTCGCGCCGTGCGGCGGGGCGCGCAACGCGCCTTTATCGTGGGGGATATGCCCTTTGGCAGTTATGAAGCCTCAAATGAAGAAGCCGTCCGCAATGCGTTCCGCCTGATGAAAGAAGGGCGCGCCCACGCCGTCAAACTGGAAGGCGGCCGCCGTATGGCTGACCGGGTGCGTGCTATTGTGCAAAGCGGGATTCCCGTCATGGGGCACATTGGGCTGACGCCCCAAAGCGTGAGCGCGCTGGGCGGTTTTCGTGTGCAGGGGCGCACCGCCAAAGAAGCGTTGGCGCTCATTGACGACGCGCTCGCCCTGCAAGAAGCGGGCTGCTTCGCCATTGTGCTGGAAGCCGTCCCCGTTGAAGTGGCCGCCGCGATTACCGAGCGCCTCGACATTCCCACCATTGGCATTGGCGCGGGGAACGGCGTCTCCGGGCAGGTGCTGGTGTATCACGACCTGCTGGGCATGTTCGACCGGTTCACGCCCAAATTCGTGAAACAGTACGCCTCTATCGGAAGCGCGATTGAAGAGGCGCTCCGTGCCTACGCGCAGGACGTTCGCGCAGGCGCTTTTCCCGCCGAGGAACACACCTTCCACATGGCGGATGATGAACGCGAAGCCTTTCAACACGCGCTGGCATCGCGCTGA
- a CDS encoding ketopantoate reductase family protein, whose amino-acid sequence MRIAVIGAGAMGSLFGGLLATHPDNDVWLVDPWIEHISTIKEEGLTLITHEGEPLLLRVNATTDPDEVRDHGGLVDMALIFVKSYATARAARQAARILAPDGLVLTLQNGLGNREAIAEVVGEARVVQGVTSHGASVLGPGRVRHAGTGETFLSPPTPEMRPRVEAIADMFAQVGIDTRVIDDLQTLLWSKLIVNVGINALTAILRVHNGVLTRYDICREMVARAVDEAVAVANALGIQLPYDEPVRHVLDVAWRTGANRSSMLTDILRGTPTEIDAINGVVVREGDRLGIPTPFNEALVLLIKGLEATADERIEETLPYKPTML is encoded by the coding sequence ATGCGAATTGCAGTGATTGGCGCCGGAGCAATGGGCAGTCTCTTCGGGGGGCTGCTCGCCACACACCCTGACAACGACGTATGGCTGGTGGACCCGTGGATTGAGCATATCAGCACCATCAAAGAAGAAGGGTTGACGCTCATCACACACGAGGGCGAACCGCTGCTGTTGCGCGTCAACGCCACCACCGACCCCGACGAAGTCCGCGATCACGGCGGGCTGGTGGATATGGCGCTCATCTTCGTGAAAAGTTATGCCACAGCACGCGCGGCACGGCAGGCGGCGCGCATTCTTGCGCCCGATGGGCTGGTGCTGACCCTGCAAAATGGGCTGGGCAACCGTGAAGCCATCGCCGAAGTAGTGGGGGAAGCGCGTGTGGTGCAAGGCGTGACGAGCCACGGCGCCAGCGTGCTTGGTCCTGGGCGCGTGCGCCACGCCGGCACAGGGGAGACGTTTCTCAGCCCACCCACACCCGAAATGCGCCCGCGCGTGGAGGCTATCGCCGACATGTTCGCCCAGGTGGGCATTGACACGCGCGTGATTGATGATTTGCAGACGCTTTTGTGGAGCAAACTCATCGTCAACGTGGGCATCAACGCCCTCACGGCGATTTTGCGGGTACATAACGGCGTGCTCACGCGCTACGACATTTGCCGCGAAATGGTCGCCCGCGCAGTGGACGAGGCGGTAGCCGTTGCCAACGCGCTGGGCATCCAATTGCCCTACGATGAACCTGTGCGGCACGTGCTCGATGTCGCCTGGCGCACAGGCGCAAACCGCTCATCCATGCTCACCGATATTTTGCGCGGCACGCCCACCGAAATTGACGCCATCAACGGCGTCGTCGTCCGCGAAGGCGACCGTCTGGGGATTCCCACGCCCTTCAACGAGGCGCTGGTGTTGCTCATCAAGGGGCTTGAAGCCACCGCCGACGAACGGATTGAAGAAACGCTCCCCTACAAGCCCACCATGCTCTAA
- a CDS encoding lipid II:glycine glycyltransferase FemX, which translates to MSATTPFRMVPVSDEAAWERIAPQLPLHHILQSWAWGEFKSRWGWRPYRYQWLDAEGRVRAAAQILRRALPGTPFGVAYVPKGPLFDPDDADLAARVLADLEQEARRLRVIWLKIDADVPADHAVVVPLLRARGWRYSPEQVQFRNTAVIDLTPDEETLLANMHQKTRYNIRLAMRRGVQVRVGGEADLPLFYAMYRETGRRNGFLVRPEAYYLDVWRDFMRRGLARVLFADVEGESVAGLILFRYGDTIWYFYGASTERHRNLMPTYLLQWEAIRWGKAVGTRTYDLWGAPEREDENDPLWGVWRFKRGFGATLREQMGAWDYPVSRLGYWAMWRALPRVRAFWRRMHHTAER; encoded by the coding sequence ATGAGCGCGACCACACCTTTTCGCATGGTTCCCGTCTCGGATGAAGCCGCATGGGAACGCATAGCGCCCCAGTTGCCCCTGCACCACATTTTGCAATCGTGGGCGTGGGGGGAATTCAAATCGCGGTGGGGCTGGCGACCCTATCGCTATCAGTGGCTGGATGCTGAGGGGCGCGTCCGCGCGGCGGCGCAAATCCTGCGGCGTGCGCTTCCCGGTACACCCTTTGGCGTCGCTTACGTCCCCAAGGGGCCGCTGTTCGACCCCGATGATGCAGACCTGGCGGCGCGCGTGCTCGCCGATCTCGAACAGGAAGCGCGCCGACTGCGTGTCATCTGGTTGAAGATTGACGCCGACGTGCCCGCCGACCATGCGGTGGTTGTGCCGCTGTTGCGGGCGCGTGGGTGGCGGTATAGCCCCGAGCAAGTGCAGTTTCGCAACACCGCCGTCATTGATTTGACGCCCGACGAAGAGACCCTTCTAGCGAACATGCACCAGAAAACGCGCTACAACATTCGCCTGGCGATGCGCCGCGGGGTGCAGGTGCGTGTGGGCGGTGAAGCCGACTTGCCGCTTTTTTACGCCATGTATCGCGAAACGGGACGCCGCAATGGGTTTCTGGTGCGGCCGGAAGCGTATTACCTGGATGTGTGGCGTGATTTTATGCGGCGCGGCTTGGCGCGGGTGCTGTTCGCCGACGTGGAAGGCGAGAGCGTTGCCGGGCTGATTCTCTTCCGCTACGGTGACACCATTTGGTACTTCTACGGTGCGAGCACAGAGCGCCACCGCAACCTGATGCCCACCTACTTGCTCCAATGGGAAGCCATCCGCTGGGGCAAAGCCGTTGGGACGCGCACGTATGACTTGTGGGGAGCGCCTGAGCGTGAAGATGAAAACGACCCCCTGTGGGGGGTCTGGCGGTTCAAGCGTGGGTTTGGCGCGACCCTGCGCGAACAGATGGGGGCGTGGGATTACCCCGTTTCCCGCCTGGGCTACTGGGCAATGTGGCGGGCTTTGCCGCGCGTGCGGGCGTTTTGGCGGCGCATGCACCACACGGCTGAACGTTAG
- a CDS encoding YveK family protein, producing MTWRPRVRALFFQLIHVLAMVGRFVWRYRRWWVSGCLLGAFVGAGIAMLQPTRYRTTVVLSLEPEVFNQNTISSLMQVTRGYAQVIASEPVLDEVARAKGWHEDGATLRRLVHAEADAGALVLRISADGATPADAQRIAHGVTMYFIQRLETDNPRRNEADRLHAVILTPAMRAERVAPRPFVGMGLGALVGVGLMVPAAVWHAWRRRTRLFTPREAERVVQAPTLGVIPR from the coding sequence ATGACATGGCGTCCGCGCGTGCGCGCGTTGTTCTTCCAATTGATACATGTGCTGGCAATGGTGGGGCGCTTTGTATGGCGCTACCGCCGCTGGTGGGTCAGCGGGTGTTTGCTGGGCGCATTCGTCGGCGCCGGCATCGCCATGCTGCAACCCACCCGCTACCGCACCACGGTGGTGCTCAGCCTGGAACCGGAAGTGTTCAACCAGAACACCATTTCGTCCTTGATGCAGGTGACGCGTGGGTACGCCCAGGTGATTGCCAGCGAACCTGTCCTCGATGAGGTAGCGCGCGCCAAGGGATGGCACGAAGACGGCGCGACATTGCGCCGCCTGGTACACGCCGAAGCCGATGCAGGCGCGCTTGTGCTGCGGATTTCCGCCGACGGGGCGACACCCGCCGACGCCCAACGTATCGCGCACGGCGTGACGATGTATTTCATTCAGCGCCTGGAAACGGACAACCCACGGCGCAACGAAGCCGACCGCTTGCACGCTGTTATCCTGACGCCTGCGATGCGCGCCGAGCGGGTTGCGCCGCGCCCATTCGTCGGGATGGGCTTGGGGGCGTTGGTGGGCGTTGGGCTGATGGTGCCGGCGGCTGTGTGGCATGCCTGGCGGCGTCGCACACGGCTGTTCACCCCGCGCGAGGCTGAGCGTGTTGTGCAAGCGCCCACTTTGGGGGTTATTCCTCGATGA
- a CDS encoding MBL fold metallo-hydrolase, which produces MSQAVSVASGILCLTIQSPQALFEEPTNCYLVAWDEGVLVIDPPSDDETHIAAILSAAQTLGRSITHIVITHAHPDHIGGMLPLHSETGAPIAGHPRLAHLINAIPPTAFVALHEGDTLGAWRVLEVPGHAREHIALWHEPERIGIVGDVVHGQGTVVINPPGGDLQAYMRTLQRLREMSPRLLLAGHGPPITAPVAALDALIAHREAREQAVLQALTPIPQPIHALVPKVYADVSPERWPVAARSLLAHLLKLEAEGRVLRTDEGWLRPGVSSE; this is translated from the coding sequence ATGTCGCAAGCCGTTTCAGTTGCGTCAGGCATTCTCTGTCTGACCATCCAAAGCCCGCAAGCCCTGTTTGAAGAACCGACAAACTGCTATCTTGTCGCATGGGATGAAGGCGTCCTTGTGATTGACCCGCCCAGCGACGATGAAACCCACATTGCCGCCATTCTCAGCGCCGCCCAGACGCTGGGGCGCTCCATCACCCACATCGTGATCACCCATGCCCACCCCGACCACATCGGCGGCATGTTGCCGCTGCACAGCGAAACCGGCGCCCCTATCGCCGGGCATCCGCGGCTAGCGCATCTCATCAACGCTATCCCGCCTACGGCGTTTGTTGCCCTGCATGAAGGCGACACGCTGGGCGCATGGCGTGTGCTGGAAGTGCCGGGACACGCCCGCGAGCATATCGCGCTCTGGCATGAACCAGAGCGCATTGGCATTGTGGGCGATGTGGTGCATGGGCAGGGGACGGTCGTCATCAATCCCCCCGGCGGCGATTTGCAGGCATACATGCGCACCTTGCAGCGTTTGCGGGAGATGAGCCCCCGCCTGCTGCTTGCCGGGCACGGTCCCCCCATCACCGCCCCCGTCGCGGCGCTGGACGCGCTGATTGCCCACCGTGAAGCGCGCGAGCAGGCGGTTCTGCAAGCGTTGACGCCGATTCCGCAACCGATCCATGCCCTCGTCCCCAAAGTGTACGCGGACGTCTCACCTGAACGCTGGCCCGTCGCGGCGCGATCGCTGCTGGCGCACCTGCTGAAACTGGAAGCCGAGGGGCGCGTTCTGCGTACCGATGAGGGCTGGCTGCGCCCCGGCGTTTCGTCTGAATAA
- a CDS encoding RelA/SpoT family protein: MSEIPVEQEKKRDQQLSEADAQFYAELQLRVDRLKEAVARSFPTYDVSIIQKAYEFAKEAHAQQRRKTGEPYVAHCVATAEILADLRIDPPVVVAGLLHDTVEDTDVTLDDIKREFGDEVARLVDGVTKLSRINELTGYRRRGEEEWVKWKKSGETEYLRKMFLAMAEDVRVILIKLADRLHNMQTLHGLPREKQIRMARETMDIMAPLANRLGIWQIKWQLEDLSFRYLEPDKYEQLQARLNEGHEEREQYIQKVIQQLRARLERAGIKAEITGRPKHLYSIYKKMRRKERDLDQIYDVRAIRIIIDAEDEESAIRDCYTTLGIVHSMWRPIPGEFDDYIANPKENGYKSLHTAVVGPEGKPLEVQIRTREMHYLAEYGVAAHWRYKEEMRQSDRFLEEKIRWLRSLLRQEGEEEQDAEAFMESVRSDVLPDRVLVFTPKGDIKELPAGSTPIDFAYYIHTDVGHRCRGARVNGVIVPLNYQLKDGDQVEIITGKHSRPSRDWLNPHLGYVKTSRARSKIRQWFRKQDRQENITQGRLLLERELKRLGLQHEPFEKLAELAGYENVDDFLAAIGYGDVSPQSVASKALELQRQEQARLKTDEEILEELPAVKPQKPSGSQISVRGVGGLLTRMARCCNPLPGDPIVGYITKGRGVTIHRADCPNIINAREPDRIVQVEWGEDPQQLYQVTIVVRAFDRGGLLRDIVDIVAKENVNLAAANAVTNKRDRSATITATLEIKDAAQLSRILHRINSLPNVLEAYRQSA; this comes from the coding sequence ATGAGCGAAATTCCCGTTGAACAAGAAAAAAAGAGAGACCAACAACTTTCCGAAGCCGACGCGCAGTTTTACGCGGAATTGCAACTCCGCGTTGACCGGCTGAAAGAAGCCGTTGCGCGCAGTTTCCCCACGTATGATGTCTCCATTATTCAAAAAGCCTATGAGTTTGCGAAAGAAGCGCATGCGCAACAGCGCCGTAAAACCGGCGAACCGTATGTGGCGCACTGTGTGGCGACCGCCGAAATTCTGGCCGATTTGCGCATAGACCCGCCGGTCGTTGTGGCGGGTCTTTTGCATGATACCGTCGAAGATACGGATGTGACGCTGGATGACATCAAGCGCGAATTTGGCGACGAAGTGGCGCGGCTGGTGGACGGCGTCACCAAATTGAGCCGTATCAACGAACTGACGGGCTACCGCCGCCGTGGGGAAGAGGAATGGGTCAAGTGGAAGAAGAGCGGCGAGACCGAATACTTGCGCAAAATGTTTCTGGCGATGGCTGAGGATGTGCGCGTCATCCTCATCAAACTCGCCGACCGCCTGCACAACATGCAAACCTTGCATGGGTTGCCGCGCGAAAAGCAAATTCGCATGGCGCGCGAGACGATGGACATCATGGCGCCCCTCGCCAATCGCCTGGGGATTTGGCAAATCAAATGGCAATTGGAAGACCTCTCCTTTCGCTATCTCGAACCCGACAAATACGAACAACTGCAAGCCCGTCTCAATGAAGGGCACGAAGAGCGCGAGCAATACATCCAAAAGGTCATTCAGCAGTTGCGCGCTCGATTGGAACGCGCCGGCATCAAAGCCGAAATTACCGGGCGCCCCAAGCACCTCTACAGCATCTACAAAAAAATGCGGCGCAAAGAGCGCGACCTCGACCAGATTTACGATGTGCGCGCCATTCGCATCATCATTGACGCTGAGGATGAAGAGAGCGCCATTCGTGATTGCTACACAACGCTCGGCATTGTGCACAGCATGTGGCGTCCCATTCCGGGTGAATTTGATGACTACATCGCCAACCCCAAAGAGAACGGCTACAAATCGCTGCATACCGCCGTGGTCGGGCCGGAGGGCAAGCCGCTGGAAGTGCAAATCCGCACGCGCGAAATGCACTACCTGGCGGAATACGGGGTGGCTGCCCACTGGCGCTACAAAGAAGAAATGCGCCAATCAGACCGCTTCCTGGAAGAGAAAATTCGCTGGTTGCGTTCGCTTTTGCGGCAAGAGGGCGAAGAAGAGCAGGACGCCGAAGCCTTCATGGAGTCGGTGCGGAGTGATGTTCTGCCCGACCGCGTGCTGGTTTTCACCCCCAAGGGCGACATCAAAGAACTGCCCGCCGGCTCTACACCGATTGATTTTGCCTACTACATCCACACCGATGTTGGGCATCGGTGCCGTGGGGCGCGGGTGAACGGCGTCATTGTGCCGCTCAACTACCAGTTGAAAGATGGCGACCAGGTGGAAATTATCACCGGCAAGCATAGCCGCCCCAGCCGCGATTGGCTCAACCCCCACTTGGGCTATGTCAAAACGTCGCGTGCGCGGAGCAAGATTCGCCAGTGGTTCCGCAAGCAAGACCGCCAGGAAAACATTACGCAGGGGCGCTTGTTGCTGGAACGCGAGTTGAAACGCCTGGGCTTGCAGCATGAACCATTTGAGAAACTGGCGGAACTGGCGGGCTATGAGAACGTGGATGACTTCTTGGCCGCCATTGGCTATGGCGACGTCAGCCCGCAATCGGTGGCGTCCAAAGCGTTGGAACTGCAACGCCAGGAACAGGCGCGCTTGAAGACCGACGAAGAAATCCTCGAAGAACTGCCCGCCGTCAAGCCGCAAAAACCCAGCGGAAGCCAAATCAGTGTGCGCGGCGTGGGGGGCTTGCTCACGCGCATGGCACGGTGTTGCAACCCGCTGCCCGGCGACCCAATCGTGGGCTACATCACAAAAGGGCGCGGCGTGACGATTCACCGCGCCGATTGCCCCAACATCATCAATGCGCGTGAACCCGACCGCATCGTGCAGGTCGAATGGGGCGAAGACCCCCAGCAACTCTATCAGGTGACGATTGTAGTGCGGGCGTTCGACCGTGGCGGTTTGTTGCGCGATATTGTGGATATTGTCGCCAAGGAAAATGTGAACCTCGCCGCCGCGAACGCCGTCACCAACAAGCGCGACCGCAGCGCGACCATTACGGCAACCCTTGAAATCAAGGACGCGGCGCAATTGTCGCGCATTTTGCACCGCATCAACAGCCTGCCGAACGTGCTCGAAGCGTATCGGCAAAGCGCATGA
- a CDS encoding DUF6391 domain-containing protein, with protein sequence MFWWFLLALFFLVILIPFFILVLLPLGLTAHSVVVLLTALPQLLDVARDRRRRRHHALEHATINVLEEHAGHALPISGLAEADGFRLTTPLPLSAEAILDAAEEALLRLQRGETHLALHPRCGTTIVAGQLLFAATLLLVFLFWTEWFWVGFLVALLLALTGARPLSLVLQRFLTTDADVRGLALSHIEPALPSSIWSAFLMISTGPTWKVVVVETPTVRRVKIEGQGGRYRAF encoded by the coding sequence ATGTTCTGGTGGTTCTTGCTCGCGCTGTTCTTTTTGGTGATTTTGATACCGTTTTTTATTTTGGTGTTGTTGCCGCTCGGCTTGACGGCGCACTCGGTGGTTGTTCTGCTGACGGCGCTACCGCAACTGTTGGATGTGGCGCGCGACCGACGGCGACGACGCCACCATGCGCTTGAACACGCCACCATCAACGTGCTTGAAGAACACGCCGGTCATGCGCTTCCCATCAGCGGGCTTGCCGAAGCCGACGGTTTTCGGCTCACGACGCCGCTGCCCCTTTCCGCCGAGGCTATTCTCGACGCCGCCGAGGAAGCCCTGTTGCGCCTGCAACGCGGCGAAACGCACTTGGCGCTCCACCCACGTTGTGGCACGACCATTGTCGCCGGTCAACTGCTTTTTGCCGCCACGCTCTTGCTCGTCTTCCTCTTCTGGACAGAATGGTTTTGGGTGGGCTTCCTGGTGGCGCTTCTGCTTGCGCTGACAGGGGCGCGCCCGCTTTCGCTGGTGTTGCAGCGTTTTCTCACGACCGATGCCGATGTGCGCGGTCTCGCGCTTTCTCATATCGAGCCGGCATTGCCCTCTTCGATATGGTCGGCTTTTCTGATGATCAGCACCGGTCCCACCTGGAAGGTGGTGGTTGTGGAAACGCCCACGGTGCGCCGCGTCAAAATCGAAGGACAAGGTGGACGATATCGCGCATTCTGA
- a CDS encoding DUF4872 domain-containing protein: MPETMLYPQPVRLMATLLNLSPAQAFLAGRAAAFTYRRGPHLTPPHQIDGLVPEYERRLCEQLGLTCRKHVVSQRETGRATLEALLAEHAPLLLVVGHETLALHALHNDVAIVQTPTTREEHPWHEVEARWWDGLYAGTFYAVDWQPVQVEWSALLRKALVANAHDMLVCSGWWYGVDGIEFWSEDVVRWQEEPQWALSAATMSRQIETEALLWRRTLADALDEHADVLGNSARLISALDEVCERWQHIAAMLADAAATADPQALVRLSAPLLRLAHAESRFWSRIVDTYGMGI; the protein is encoded by the coding sequence ATGCCTGAGACGATGCTCTACCCGCAACCTGTTCGCTTGATGGCGACATTGCTCAACCTCTCACCGGCGCAAGCCTTTCTGGCGGGACGTGCGGCGGCGTTCACCTACCGCCGTGGTCCGCACCTGACGCCCCCGCACCAAATTGACGGGCTGGTGCCCGAATACGAACGCCGCCTTTGCGAGCAACTGGGGCTGACATGCCGCAAACACGTTGTTTCCCAACGTGAAACAGGGCGCGCCACGCTCGAAGCCTTGCTGGCGGAACATGCACCGCTTCTTCTGGTGGTGGGGCATGAAACGCTGGCGCTTCACGCCCTGCACAACGACGTTGCCATTGTGCAAACGCCCACAACGCGCGAAGAACACCCCTGGCACGAGGTGGAAGCCCGCTGGTGGGATGGGCTTTACGCCGGCACGTTCTACGCCGTGGACTGGCAACCGGTGCAGGTGGAATGGTCGGCACTGCTCCGCAAGGCGCTGGTCGCGAATGCGCACGACATGCTGGTATGCAGTGGCTGGTGGTACGGCGTGGACGGGATCGAGTTTTGGAGTGAGGATGTGGTGCGCTGGCAGGAAGAACCCCAATGGGCGCTCAGCGCCGCGACGATGAGTCGCCAAATCGAAACAGAAGCCCTGCTCTGGCGGCGAACGCTGGCAGACGCCCTTGACGAGCACGCCGACGTGCTCGGAAACAGCGCACGGCTCATCTCTGCACTGGATGAGGTGTGCGAACGCTGGCAACACATTGCCGCCATGCTTGCCGACGCCGCCGCGACCGCCGACCCGCAGGCGCTGGTGCGCCTTAGCGCCCCACTTCTACGGCTGGCGCATGCCGAAAGCCGTTTTTGGAGCCGCATTGTTGACACCTACGGAATGGGGATTTGA
- a CDS encoding LCP family protein — protein sequence MSYTHRPSRTSEPTHPPLDDVLWPHEVLQPLPPPPRRRQRRSCLGCLGRWGLTLLAFILLTGALSALVYWQVLVHRGPVHVLVLGIDQRPGENGPFRTDTMLLVRFNPATRRIALLSIPRDLWVDIPTVGENRINTAHFFGGPDLARQTVQQTLGVAVHYYVVVNFDGFTQIIDAMGGIDVDVPETLHDENYPTEDYGVTTIHIEAGPHHMDGRTALIYARSRYSTNDFDRAQRQQQILAAMKARLQQPGAWWRLPRVAQAVFNAVESDIPQREWVALGVIALRAKTIERLAIGPDQVTPYITANGAYVLLPNWDAINEVVHAFLRQ from the coding sequence ATGTCGTACACGCACCGCCCTTCACGAACCAGCGAACCGACCCATCCCCCACTCGATGATGTGCTCTGGCCGCACGAGGTCTTGCAGCCACTCCCGCCGCCGCCGCGACGCCGACAACGCCGCAGTTGCCTGGGATGCCTGGGACGCTGGGGGTTGACGCTCCTTGCATTCATCCTGCTCACGGGCGCGCTGAGCGCGCTGGTCTATTGGCAAGTCCTCGTACACCGCGGTCCCGTGCATGTGCTCGTCCTGGGGATTGACCAGCGCCCTGGGGAAAACGGTCCCTTCCGCACCGATACGATGCTGCTGGTGCGCTTCAACCCGGCGACACGCCGCATTGCACTGCTCTCCATCCCGCGCGATCTCTGGGTGGACATCCCCACGGTGGGGGAAAACCGTATCAACACAGCGCACTTCTTCGGCGGTCCAGACCTGGCGCGCCAAACGGTTCAGCAAACCCTGGGGGTGGCGGTGCATTACTACGTGGTGGTCAATTTTGACGGGTTTACGCAGATTATTGACGCAATGGGGGGCATTGACGTGGATGTTCCCGAAACGCTACACGATGAGAACTACCCCACCGAAGACTACGGGGTGACGACCATCCACATTGAAGCCGGTCCCCATCACATGGACGGGCGCACAGCGCTCATCTACGCCCGTTCGCGCTACAGCACCAACGACTTCGACCGCGCCCAGCGCCAACAGCAGATTTTGGCGGCGATGAAAGCCCGTTTGCAGCAACCGGGCGCGTGGTGGCGGCTTCCCCGTGTGGCGCAAGCCGTCTTCAATGCGGTCGAAAGCGATATTCCCCAGCGTGAATGGGTTGCGCTGGGCGTGATTGCCTTGCGAGCCAAGACGATTGAGCGGCTGGCGATTGGTCCCGACCAGGTGACGCCATACATCACCGCCAACGGCGCGTATGTCCTTCTTCCCAACTGGGACGCCATCAACGAGGTGGTACATGCCTTTTTGCGTCAATAA